The Alosa sapidissima isolate fAloSap1 chromosome 5, fAloSap1.pri, whole genome shotgun sequence genome has a window encoding:
- the phldb1a gene encoding pleckstrin homology-like domain family B member 1 isoform X8, translated as MLCFGQSAFFRFNHPEEALRMKNMMPGGGSHGPTSSYRTHTESHSMLNGNHQPGGRGGGRPGQGTLVRSIEQDLQDIMDSLVMDDAQSSISAESRKLAHNPIPQSPLSPVTNGGGRFPAASPTSPGAMSVGSSYENNSPPFSPLSSPSVTSSPGGLQEMANPPVPARTSSFSHNTQPPVPQPRSSVPKSGSALGHKVQESPRLHRKALVEAPPSPSSARRDPTQARGSSSIPVPMVSGDRQANSRLTPKSTPTSSSPASSSPRSSVGSSVQECPPSPMRQQDFARSSSPSKQPSQIPRLAPSSVDSPLHAVQPQPRSLPPGSPQTARRTLPPPSPSTARRGVPVLPGALPGVPLTPRTPLTKTVPESPRQQRRVTSAGEEEGGSAGGRGLRARSPSPSRHRDHPSGRQKAGPGAALAPSALGTQPGMSPLTSPRAQRKAGRDGRMAAAPFARERKNSISEISDNEDELLEYHRRQREERLREQEMERLERQRLETILSLCAEYNKGDGPCPAGEVGKTGLFPGMEEGAVQRPGADPAGGASQQGRGQRQRESDEENFTEECSSTESQHQDHEDSGRTGVASQQELPYLEEERVRILARVDELKARVTELEQQLQESRQEAEMERALLQGERRAELDQVEAEFEIINQLQYKLSELDSATQREKDKGRANVSAERDILERLRAGYNELKSQLDKCPESLREQLQEQLTRKAEALESGSKRFEDLEFRQLERESGLEEEKETVSRQLLQEKADYHRSVAKRKERMAALEMQANQLGLQAAQECERMAKDRTLALQMLQKEREQLSSIEKRYHDLTGGRTFPKPSSTMKEEVLHISEPDLVEEVFPQPQPLGHPPAPYCQSLSPHINPLRPQEEYLRLSDVYKMYGASCVQTHTTSSAPLSYSSALPLIPDSPREYITVGQLNELYGMPKVDPSPTSPIQSFQQLVPEPPPTSYRSLYGSSRSLASESQPELSRPHAPRLDLEHWYQDLMSAGEPSQPCPPPLPAKSHSGRRPMQVYRGKIDGEGGQMTLTRGNTNGTATPPQSRAGLPGRETPTKMLGHSSSLSKELSELSLTHLDLETKRQLAMQGKGQSLDEQRGRPGELKQRPAVELQNHWGALQGSQSQLNMSFPSFGNSGGPAMVHHSILHHQAPPPGGEQAFDTLSLESSDSVETSVSTGNNSACSPESGIGMAGLRLEEMEKMLKEAQQEKARLVESREREAQARRQMLEEERRRREEVERRLQEETAHRQRLVEEEVKLREKHCSQARPMTRYLPIRKEEFDLRSHVESSGHCVDTCPYVIVSEKMCKGHLVKMGGKIKSWKKRWFVFDRLKRTFSYYIDKHETKLKGVIYFQAIEEVYYDHLRSATKSPNPSLTFCVKTHDRLYFMVAPSAEAMRIWMDVIVTGAEGYTQFMT; from the exons AATCACACTCCATGCTAAACGGGAACCATCAGCCGGGTGGGCGTGGGGGGGGTCGCCCGGGTCAAGGCACCCTCGTCCGTTCCATTGAGCAGGACCTCCAGGACATCATGGATTCTCTGGTTATGGACGATGCCCAGTCGTCCATCTCCGCCGAGTCCCGAAAACTGGCCCATAACCCCATCCCCCAGTCCCCGCTGTCCCCCGTGACGAATGGGGGCGGCCGCTTCCCTGCAGCCTCCCCCACCAGCCCCGGGGCCATGTCAGTGGGCTCCAGCTACGAGAACAACTCCCCGCCCTTCTCGCCCCTCTCCTCGCCCTCGGTGACCAGCAGTCCGGGAGGCCTGCAGGAGATGGCCAACCCCCCGGTGCCAGCTCGCACCTCCAGCTTTAGCCACAACACTCAGCCCCCTGTGCCCCAGCCACGGTCCTCCGTGCCCAAGAGCGGCAGCGCCTTGGGGCATAAGGTCCAGGAGAGCCCCAGGCTTCACAGGAAGGCCTTGGTGGAAGCGCCACCGAGTCCATCATCTGCACGCAGGGATCCTACTCAAGCTCGAGGGTCCTCCTCCATCCCTGTCCCCATGGTTTCTGGGGACAGACAGGCTAACTCCAGACTGACCCCCAAGTCGACCCCGACATCGTCCTCTCCTGCCTCGTCCAGCCCGCGGTCCAGTGTGGGCTCCTCGGTGCAGGAGTGCCCTCCGAGCCCCATGCGACAGCAGGACTTTGCCCGCTCCTCCAGCCCATCCAAGCAGCCCAGCCAGATCCCCCGTCTGGCCCCGTCCTCGGTGGACAGCCCTCTCCACGCGGTCCAGCCCCAGCCTCGCTCGCTGCCCCCGGGGAGCCCGCAGACGGCTCGGCGCACCCTCCCGCCTCCCAGCCCGTCCACCGCCCGCAGAGGGGTGCCCGTCCTCCCGGGGGCACTGCCCGGCGTCCCCCTCACCCCGCGCACGCCGCTGACCAAAACGGTCCCCGAGAGCCCCAGGCAGCAGCGCAGGGTCACCTCcgcgggggaggaggaggggggctcAGCGGGGGGGAGGGGTCTGAGAGCGCGCAGCCCGTCCCCCTCCCGGCACAGGGACCACCCCAGTGGCCGGCAGAAGGCCGGGCCCGGTGCCGCCCTCGCCCCCTCCGCTTTGGGCACGCAGCCAGGGATGTCGCCCCTCACCAGCCCGCGGGCCCAGAGGAAGGCTGGCCGGGATGGCCGGATGGCGGCGGCCCCGTTCGCCCGCGAGCGCAAAAACAGCATCTCGGAGATCAGTGACAACGAGGACGAGCTGCTGGAATACCATCGacggcagagagaggagaggctccGGGAGCAGGAAATGGAGAGGCTG gagAGACAGAGGTTAGAGACGATCCTGAGTTTGTGTGCGGAGTACAACAAGGGCGACGGCCCCTGTCCAGCCGGCGAGGTGGGCAAGACGGGCCTCTTCCCTGGGATGGAGGAGGGGGCCGTCCAGCGCCCCGGAGCTGACCCTGCAGGCGGGGCCTCCCAGCAGGGGCGGGgccagaggcagagggagagtgaCGAGGAGAACTTCACCGAGGAGTGCAGCAGCACCGAGAGCCAGCACCAGGAT CACGAGGACTCTGGTCGGACAGGTGTGGCCTCTCAGCAGGAGCTGCCCTATCTGGAGGAGGAGCGCGTCCGCATTCTGGCCCGAGTGGACGAGCTCAAGGCTCGCGTGACTGAGCTGGAGCAACAACTTCAAGAGTCCAGGCAGGAG GCTGAAATGGAGCGGGCCCTGCTACAGGGTGAGCGGAGGGCGGAGCTTGATCAGGTGGAGGCGGAGTTTGAGATCATTAACCAGCTGCAGTACAAGCTCAGTGAACTAGACAGCGCCAcccagagggagaaagacaag GGGAGGGCTAATGTGTCGGCCGAGCGGGACATCCTGGAGAGGCTGCGGGCTGGGTACAATGAGCTGAAGAGCCAGCTTGATAAGTGCCCAGAGTCCCTGAGGGAGCAGTTACAGGAACAGCTGACAAGG AAAGCGGAGGCTCTGGAGTCAGGGTCCAAGCGCTTTGAGGACCTGGAGTTCCGTCAGCTGGAGCGCGAGAGCGgcttggaggaggagaaggagacggTCAGCCGCCAGCTGCTGCAGGAGAAGGCCGACTACCACCGCAGCGTGGCCAAGAGGAAG gagaggATGGCTGCACTGGAGATGCAGGCCAACCAGCTGGGCCTGCAGGCTGCGCAGGAATGCGAGAGGATGGCCAAGGACCGAACGCTGGCGCTGCAGATGCTCCAGAAG gagagagagcagctgtCGAGCATAGAGAAGCGCTATCATGACCTGACCGGAGGGAGAACTTTCCCAAAGCCCTCCAGCACCATGAAGGAG GAAGTGCTTCATATCAGCGAGCCTGACCTCGTAGAAGAGGTCTTTCCCCAGCCGCAGCCCCTCGGCCACCCTCCTGCGCCCTACTGTCAGAGCCTTTCCCCTCACATAAATCCTCTCAGGCCCCAGGAG GAGTATCTGAGGCTTTCTGATGTCTATAAGATGTATGGGGCCAGTTGTGTCCAGACCCACACTACCTCCTCTGCACCCCTAAGCTactcctctgctctccctctaattCCAGACTCCCCTCGCGAG TACATTACTGTCGGTCAGTTAAACGAGCTCTACGGGATGCCTAAGGTGGACCCCTCCCCCACGTCTCccatccagtcattccaacAGTTAGTCCCCGAGCCCCCTCCCACCAGCTACAGGTCGCTGTATGGCTCGTCCCGCTCTCTTGCGTCCGAG AGCCAGCCTGAGCTGAGCCGGCCTCATGCCCCCAGGCTTGATTTAGAGCACTGGTACCAGGACTTAATGTCTGCTGGGGAGCCCAGCCAGCCATGCCCTCCCCCTCTACCGGCTAAGTCGCACTCCGGTCGCCGACCCATGCAG GTGTACCGTGGCAAGATTGACGGAGAGGGGGGACAGATGACCCTCACACGGGGGAACACCAATGGGACAGCCACTCCTCCGCAGTCCAGGGCTGGCCTGCCGGGGAGGGAGACGCCAACAAAG ATGCTCGGCCATTCCTCCAGCCTCTCCAAGGAGCTGTCGGAGCTCTCCCTCACCCATCTGGACCTGGAAACCAAAAGACAGCTGGCCATGCAAGGCAAAG GCCAGTCGCTGGATGAACAGAGGGGTCGTCCGGGGGAGCTGAAGCAGAGACCTGCAGTGGAGCTGCAGAACCACTGGGGGGCGCTGCAGGGCTCCCAATCTCAGCTCAACATGTCATTCCCCTCGTTTGGCAACAGCGGCGGCCCTGCCATGGTGCACCACTCCATCCTCCACCACCAGGCCCCGCCTCCCGGCGGAGAGCAGGCTTTTGACACCCTCAGCCTGGAGAGCTCCGACAGTGTGGAAACCAGCGTCTCCACGGGCAACAACTCTGCCTGTTCCCcggagag TGGCATCGGCATGGCGGGCCTGAggctggaggagatggagaagatgCTGAAGGAGGCGCAGCAGGAGAAGGCCAGACTGGTGGAGAGCAGA GAGAGGGAGGCGCAGGCTCGGCGCCAGATGCTCGAGGAGGAGCGCAGGAGGCgcgaggaggtggagaggaggctgCAGGAGGAGACGGCGCACAGGCAGCGTCTGGTCGAGGAGGAGGTGAAGCTGAGggagaaacactgctctcag GCTCGTCCGATGACCCGGTATCTGCCAATCAGAAAGGAGGAGTTTGACCTCCGCTCCCATGTGGAGTCGTCTGGCCACTGCGTGGACACCTGTCCTTATGTCATCGTGAGCGAAAAGATGTGCAAGGGGCATCTTGTTAAAATGGGCGGCAAGATCAAGTCCTGGAAGAAGCGCTGGTTTGTCTTCGATCGGCTGAAGAGAACCTTCTCCTATTACATAG